The Blastocatellia bacterium genome includes a region encoding these proteins:
- a CDS encoding Uma2 family endonuclease — protein sequence MATTIRWTSADLEKLPHDETHRYEIIEGELIVSKSPHFNHQLVCMNAGTLLKGWNDKTGVGLTVSVPGLIFSEDNDVIPDVVWISKARLQTALGAGGHLYQAPELVIEVLSPGSQNTRRDRELKLKLYSRCGVDEYWIMDWPTRRVEVFRRTEAGLQLACTLDEGDTLTTPLLEGFAAPVASFFEGLPPQTQPDNA from the coding sequence ATGGCAACGACAATCCGCTGGACTTCGGCAGACCTTGAGAAGCTTCCCCACGACGAGACTCACCGCTACGAGATCATCGAGGGGGAGCTAATTGTGTCGAAATCACCTCACTTCAATCATCAATTGGTCTGCATGAACGCAGGCACTTTACTGAAAGGCTGGAACGACAAAACGGGAGTGGGACTGACCGTTTCCGTGCCGGGTTTGATCTTCTCTGAAGACAACGACGTGATCCCGGATGTCGTCTGGATCAGCAAGGCGCGGCTTCAGACGGCGCTTGGGGCGGGCGGCCACCTCTATCAAGCGCCCGAGTTGGTGATCGAAGTGCTGTCACCCGGCAGCCAGAATACTCGGCGCGACCGCGAGCTGAAGCTCAAGCTCTACTCGCGCTGCGGCGTTGACGAATATTGGATTATGGATTGGCCAACGCGCCGCGTCGAAGTCTTTCGCCGCACGGAAGCCGGCTTGCAACTCGCCTGCACGCTCGACGAGGGCGACACGCTCACCACGCCGCTGCTCGAAGGCTTCGCCGCCCCGGTCGCCAGCTTCTTTGAAGGCCTCCCGCCGCAGACTCAGCCGGATAACGCTTGA
- a CDS encoding chemotaxis protein CheW, translated as MAAKQQMIIFKVGDEAFAVDILLVKEVVMMREITPVPETAGFVEGVMNLRGQLVPVVDLRKRLRARRLTNSHEQRILICRLDSQMIGLIVDGTSEVVRVGQEQIEPAPDMMREVGADYVAGIINLDARFVTLMDLQAALTGEITGELDAVMKALAGRRKPVAPAQVG; from the coding sequence GTGGCGGCAAAGCAACAGATGATCATCTTCAAGGTCGGCGACGAAGCGTTCGCCGTCGACATTCTGCTCGTCAAAGAGGTGGTGATGATGCGCGAGATCACGCCGGTGCCCGAAACCGCGGGGTTTGTCGAAGGCGTGATGAACCTGCGCGGCCAGCTCGTGCCGGTCGTTGATCTGAGAAAGCGGCTGCGCGCCCGCCGCCTGACCAACAGCCATGAGCAGCGCATCCTCATCTGTCGCTTAGATAGCCAAATGATCGGCCTGATTGTTGACGGCACCAGCGAAGTCGTGCGCGTCGGTCAGGAGCAGATCGAGCCGGCGCCCGATATGATGCGCGAAGTCGGCGCCGATTACGTCGCCGGGATTATCAACCTCGACGCGCGCTTCGTGACGCTGATGGATTTGCAAGCGGCGCTGACGGGTGAGATCACGGGCGAGCTTGATGCCGTGATGAAGGCGCTCGCAGGCCGCCGGAAGCCGGTCGCGCCGGCACAGGTCGGTTGA
- a CDS encoding chemotaxis response regulator protein-glutamate methylesterase, whose protein sequence is MNKIRVLVVDDSAVMRKLISNLLARDDEIEVIATAIDGDFALGKIEQVKPDVVTLDVEMPRMDGLTTLEHIVNEYHLPVIMLSSFTERGAEATMKALEKGAVDFVCKPKVAAQIVGLADELISKVKGAARSEVATLNLGFSSADSQKAKRQVMATPGRTQLVAIGASSGGPHALRHLLPRLPANFAAPVLIVQHLPEAFSAMLARWLDELCALEVKEATAGELARPGCVYLAPARAHMKVRKVTGGAEIQLESGAPVNGHMPSVDVLFNSVAESFGAAATAVILTGMGSDGASGLGEIRSAGGYTIAQDEASCAVYGMPRVAVQRGGVKQVLALTDIAPHLISRIGQSGYVEKKHV, encoded by the coding sequence ATGAACAAGATACGCGTGCTGGTCGTTGATGACTCGGCCGTCATGCGCAAGCTGATATCAAATCTGCTGGCGCGCGACGACGAGATCGAAGTGATCGCCACCGCCATAGACGGCGACTTCGCGCTCGGCAAGATCGAGCAGGTGAAGCCGGACGTGGTGACGCTGGACGTCGAGATGCCGCGCATGGATGGGCTGACGACGCTTGAGCACATCGTCAACGAGTACCACTTGCCGGTCATCATGCTCAGCTCGTTTACCGAGCGCGGCGCGGAGGCGACGATGAAGGCGCTGGAGAAAGGCGCGGTCGATTTTGTCTGCAAGCCGAAAGTGGCGGCGCAGATCGTGGGCCTTGCCGACGAGCTGATATCGAAGGTCAAGGGCGCGGCGCGCAGCGAGGTGGCAACCCTTAACCTCGGCTTCAGCAGCGCCGACAGCCAAAAGGCAAAGCGGCAGGTCATGGCGACTCCGGGCCGCACACAGCTCGTCGCCATCGGCGCGTCAAGCGGCGGGCCGCACGCCTTGCGCCACCTGCTGCCGCGATTGCCGGCGAATTTCGCGGCGCCGGTTTTGATTGTCCAGCATCTGCCCGAAGCCTTTTCGGCGATGCTGGCGCGCTGGCTCGACGAGCTCTGCGCGCTTGAGGTCAAAGAGGCGACCGCGGGCGAGCTGGCCCGGCCGGGCTGTGTTTACCTGGCACCGGCGCGGGCGCATATGAAAGTGAGAAAGGTGACGGGCGGCGCGGAGATTCAACTGGAGTCGGGCGCGCCGGTCAACGGCCACATGCCTTCGGTGGATGTGCTGTTCAATTCGGTCGCCGAGAGTTTCGGGGCGGCGGCGACCGCGGTGATTCTGACCGGCATGGGCAGCGACGGTGCCAGCGGGCTCGGCGAGATTCGCAGCGCCGGCGGCTACACCATTGCGCAGGACGAGGCCAGTTGCGCGGTCTACGGCATGCCGCGCGTCGCCGTGCAGCGTGGCGGCGTTAAGCAGGTGCTTGCCCTCACAGACATCGCCCCTCATCTGATTTCGAGAATAGGACAGAGTGGTTACGTGGAGAAAAAACATGTTTGA
- a CDS encoding chemotaxis protein CheA has product MDELTQNEMATLLAVYREQTLHLLDEMTADLLALEAGTADGEAVARLRRAAHTIKGDSVCVMLEGVAEIAHRIEDLMAEVMARGGDFDRSAVDAMLGGLDLMRESLDREAIEDVAADSVKRWTDDLETEISEAAHKDQKPAKATAVDSPDEPSAAPTVARRSEPYVRIEAEKVDMLLNLASEMVIARSVLNQVGAQFEQQMGDNEVVRRARDSHLHLTKLISELQKQVLRMRMVTINTIFKRFARPMRQLAIESGKQIELEMLGGETELDRALTDALYEPLLHLLRNAIAHGVETPGERRQSGKPEVARITVRAYHDGNQIVIEARDDGRGISPTALKAKAISAGLLSAARAAEMNEQEGIELLFLDGLSTAEQLTQVAGRGVGAAAVKRAVEALHGTVTVASEAGLGTCFTLRLPLTLAIIRALLFAAAGKWLALPLLAINEVVRIRPAEITRVDGVESYRLRDRFITVVRPGWALGFERRRGGAGAGLRTEPAHVFVIVVTVAGRTYGIVAETLYGEEEVVVKALDDRWLHNDAITGATLVGNGQIVLILDAENLLRKAVRFERLKREGKLAYAS; this is encoded by the coding sequence ATGGACGAGCTGACGCAAAACGAGATGGCGACCTTGCTGGCGGTTTACCGCGAGCAGACGCTGCATTTGCTCGACGAGATGACGGCAGACTTGCTGGCGTTGGAAGCCGGCACCGCCGACGGCGAGGCCGTGGCGCGGCTGCGTCGTGCGGCGCACACGATCAAGGGCGATTCGGTCTGCGTGATGCTCGAAGGCGTCGCCGAGATTGCTCACCGCATCGAAGACCTGATGGCCGAGGTGATGGCGCGCGGCGGCGACTTTGACCGCAGCGCGGTTGATGCCATGCTCGGCGGCCTCGACCTGATGCGCGAGTCGCTTGACCGCGAAGCCATCGAAGATGTCGCGGCTGACTCGGTGAAGCGATGGACCGATGATCTGGAAACGGAGATCAGTGAAGCGGCGCACAAAGATCAAAAGCCGGCTAAAGCCACCGCCGTTGACTCGCCGGATGAGCCGTCCGCCGCGCCGACGGTGGCCCGGCGCTCGGAGCCTTATGTGCGCATCGAAGCCGAGAAGGTCGATATGCTGTTGAACCTTGCCAGCGAGATGGTCATCGCGCGCTCGGTGCTGAATCAGGTGGGCGCGCAGTTCGAGCAGCAGATGGGCGACAACGAGGTGGTGCGCCGCGCCAGGGACTCGCACCTGCACCTCACCAAGCTGATCAGCGAATTGCAGAAGCAGGTCCTGAGAATGCGCATGGTGACGATCAACACCATCTTCAAGCGCTTCGCCCGCCCGATGCGCCAACTGGCCATCGAGAGCGGCAAGCAGATCGAGCTTGAGATGCTGGGCGGTGAAACCGAGCTTGACCGCGCGCTCACCGACGCGCTCTACGAGCCGCTGTTGCACTTGCTGCGCAACGCCATCGCTCACGGCGTCGAAACGCCCGGCGAGCGCCGGCAGTCGGGCAAGCCGGAGGTCGCCAGAATCACCGTGCGCGCTTATCACGACGGCAATCAGATTGTCATCGAAGCGCGCGACGACGGGCGCGGCATCAGCCCGACGGCGCTCAAGGCCAAAGCCATCAGCGCCGGCCTGCTGAGCGCCGCGCGCGCCGCCGAGATGAACGAGCAGGAGGGCATCGAGCTATTGTTTCTCGACGGGCTTTCGACCGCCGAGCAGTTGACACAGGTGGCGGGTCGCGGCGTCGGCGCGGCGGCGGTCAAGCGCGCCGTCGAAGCCCTGCACGGCACCGTGACGGTGGCGAGCGAGGCGGGATTGGGGACCTGCTTTACGTTACGGCTGCCGCTGACGCTGGCCATCATTCGCGCTTTGCTGTTTGCCGCCGCCGGCAAGTGGTTGGCGCTGCCGCTGCTGGCGATCAACGAGGTGGTGCGCATTCGGCCCGCGGAGATTACCCGTGTTGACGGCGTCGAAAGCTATCGGCTGCGCGACCGCTTCATCACGGTGGTGCGCCCGGGCTGGGCGCTCGGCTTTGAGCGCCGCCGCGGCGGCGCCGGCGCGGGGCTGCGCACGGAGCCTGCGCATGTGTTTGTCATCGTCGTGACGGTCGCGGGCCGCACCTATGGCATCGTCGCCGAAACGCTCTACGGCGAAGAGGAAGTCGTCGTCAAAGCGCTCGACGACCGCTGGCTGCACAACGACGCGATCACCGGCGCGACGCTGGTCGGCAACGGCCAGATCGTGTTGATTCTCGACGCCGAGAACCTGCTGCGCAAAGCAGTCCGCTTCGAGCGGCTGAAGAGAGAAGGCAAGCTGGCCTATGCGAGCTGA
- a CDS encoding gamma-glutamyl-gamma-aminobutyrate hydrolase family protein (Members of this family of hydrolases with an active site Cys residue belong to MEROPS family C26.) produces MRRPIIGITVGIDHGERLRAGHDYLYVKRAYAQAVAEAGGQPVLVSAELEPAAVAEICDGLVISGGDDIPPQLYGERPTAPMRPESRERIAWERQLLDHFSQTATPLLGVCYGMQLINVHFGGTLMQDIRTENPSAFDHGGGERATAHEIKTAVDSFLRPLFGEAVMVCSTHHQAVARVAPGFRVAATAEDGIIEAIERDHLLAVEWHPEADQTGAAIYRLLVERAAAHRQTRS; encoded by the coding sequence ATGCGGCGACCCATCATCGGCATCACGGTCGGCATCGATCACGGCGAGCGCCTGCGCGCCGGTCACGATTATCTCTACGTCAAGCGGGCTTATGCGCAGGCCGTCGCCGAGGCCGGCGGCCAGCCGGTGCTGGTCTCTGCCGAGCTTGAGCCGGCGGCGGTCGCAGAGATTTGTGACGGGCTGGTGATTTCCGGCGGCGACGACATTCCGCCGCAGCTTTACGGCGAGCGCCCCACCGCGCCGATGCGCCCTGAATCGCGCGAGCGCATCGCCTGGGAGCGGCAACTGCTCGATCACTTTTCGCAAACCGCGACGCCGCTGCTCGGCGTCTGTTACGGGATGCAACTGATCAACGTTCACTTCGGCGGCACGCTGATGCAGGACATCCGCACCGAGAATCCGTCGGCATTCGATCATGGCGGCGGCGAGCGGGCGACGGCGCATGAGATCAAGACCGCTGTGGATTCTTTTCTGCGCCCGCTTTTCGGCGAGGCGGTCATGGTCTGCTCGACGCATCATCAAGCGGTGGCGCGCGTCGCGCCCGGCTTTCGCGTCGCGGCGACCGCAGAAGACGGCATCATCGAAGCCATCGAGCGCGACCACCTGCTCGCCGTCGAATGGCACCCGGAAGCCGACCAGACCGGCGCGGCCATCTATCGCCTGCTGGTCGAACGTGCCGCCGCACACCGCCAGACGAGATCATAA
- a CDS encoding methyl-accepting chemotaxis protein — MKTNQPSTPERRVGVRKFDLLYLMNRVGIKTVRRKLIVGGLLLTGLSILLTCAIAYRSFYMAIDSSDHLHKVAVSSAETVDLLIAENIQFVRSIASDPMLVEKAEWAAQEAEKQLDLHAQPSGAAINALEARFEKTHTLDTTADQTTALLDAKSHLKGVFDRAFFTDRYGLTVGMTQMTDDYVQCDEDWWQKAMHGGLSLTDVGFDKVTGGLAMEICVAIPHPKTGQPNGVLKVKYNLRDAQNYIARFKEYNTGYAYAISRDGTIILHPNELKRTQPIDETLRQSHLLELAAAGDGRVLHYDQEGDTRLLSFAQSHGTSTASLQYPGFGWTFVVDNSQSEVYQPATVMLRTIGLWGAGLFVVFGALALLLASSVSRAVQSLFDVTERVSQGDLQARTRITTGDELQRVGEGFNQMMDRLAEMMRRETEQKEELEKHLAEFLKVVKPVSHGDLTLRAREGDDAVGRIARIVNKMFDDFTAMIVQVKRMGLSVSSSATEILAAAEQIAAGAQRQAEEITKNSSAVEEMAASMNQVSRNAEMSAEAARRALARAEHGDRAMGDTAEAMRRINTAVQQTSGKMHSLGARSNEISEIITLIEEIAAQTNLLSLNAAIEAAHAGEAGAGFSVVADEIRRLAQRSSKATKDVGNLIKAIQSETAQAITAMEAGLSEANNGSVLADQASHALQDMSSAVRESSELMQEISAASEEQARVTRDLAMAMQTISSITLETTAGTHETAQTIQSMVGQVEQLNVVIGGLQINSSAHHAYAGELPQAPLSGPAGPASFFSFQQGD; from the coding sequence ATGAAAACAAACCAACCTTCGACGCCGGAGCGCCGTGTGGGCGTGCGCAAGTTTGACCTGCTCTACCTGATGAACCGCGTCGGCATCAAGACGGTGCGCCGCAAGCTGATTGTCGGCGGATTGCTGCTGACCGGCCTGTCTATCCTGCTGACCTGCGCCATTGCCTATCGCAGCTTTTACATGGCGATTGATTCCAGCGACCACCTGCACAAAGTGGCGGTGTCGTCGGCAGAGACGGTTGATCTGCTGATCGCCGAAAATATTCAGTTTGTGCGCTCGATTGCCAGCGATCCCATGCTGGTCGAGAAAGCCGAGTGGGCCGCCCAGGAGGCCGAAAAACAACTCGACCTCCACGCGCAGCCAAGCGGCGCGGCGATCAATGCGCTCGAAGCGCGCTTCGAAAAAACGCACACGCTCGACACGACGGCGGACCAGACCACCGCCCTGCTCGATGCCAAGAGCCATTTGAAAGGCGTCTTTGACCGCGCCTTTTTTACCGACCGCTATGGCCTGACCGTTGGCATGACGCAGATGACCGATGATTATGTGCAGTGCGACGAGGATTGGTGGCAGAAGGCCATGCACGGCGGGTTGTCGCTCACCGATGTGGGCTTTGACAAAGTGACCGGCGGCCTGGCGATGGAAATATGCGTCGCCATCCCGCACCCGAAGACCGGCCAGCCCAATGGCGTCTTGAAAGTCAAATACAACCTCCGCGACGCCCAGAACTACATTGCCCGATTCAAGGAATATAATACCGGCTACGCTTACGCGATCAGCCGCGACGGGACGATCATCCTCCATCCGAACGAGCTGAAGCGCACCCAGCCAATTGATGAGACGCTGCGCCAGAGCCACTTGCTTGAGCTGGCGGCAGCCGGCGACGGCCGCGTCTTGCACTACGATCAGGAGGGCGATACGCGGCTGCTGTCGTTCGCGCAATCGCACGGCACTTCGACCGCCAGCCTACAATATCCCGGCTTCGGCTGGACGTTTGTCGTTGATAACAGCCAGAGCGAAGTCTATCAGCCCGCCACCGTCATGCTGCGAACGATTGGCCTCTGGGGCGCGGGATTGTTTGTGGTCTTCGGGGCGCTGGCGCTGCTGCTCGCGAGCAGTGTCTCGCGCGCCGTGCAGAGCCTTTTCGATGTCACCGAGCGCGTCAGCCAGGGCGACTTGCAAGCGCGCACACGCATCACCACCGGCGACGAGTTGCAGCGCGTCGGCGAGGGCTTCAACCAGATGATGGATCGGCTGGCCGAGATGATGCGCCGCGAGACCGAGCAGAAAGAGGAGCTGGAAAAACACCTTGCGGAATTCCTCAAAGTCGTCAAGCCGGTATCGCACGGCGACCTGACCTTGCGCGCCCGCGAAGGCGACGACGCCGTCGGGCGCATCGCCCGCATCGTCAATAAGATGTTTGACGACTTCACGGCCATGATCGTCCAGGTCAAGCGCATGGGGTTGTCGGTCTCTTCGAGCGCCACGGAAATCCTCGCCGCCGCCGAGCAGATCGCCGCCGGCGCTCAGCGGCAGGCCGAAGAGATCACCAAGAACAGCAGCGCCGTCGAAGAGATGGCCGCTTCGATGAATCAGGTATCGCGCAACGCCGAGATGTCGGCCGAAGCGGCGCGCCGGGCGCTCGCGCGCGCCGAGCACGGCGACCGCGCCATGGGCGATACCGCCGAGGCCATGCGCCGCATCAACACCGCCGTGCAGCAGACTTCGGGCAAGATGCATTCGCTCGGCGCGCGCAGCAACGAGATCAGCGAGATCATCACGCTCATCGAAGAGATCGCCGCGCAGACCAACCTGCTGTCGCTCAACGCCGCCATCGAAGCCGCGCATGCGGGCGAGGCGGGCGCCGGCTTCAGCGTCGTCGCCGACGAGATTCGCCGCCTGGCGCAGCGCTCGTCGAAGGCCACCAAAGACGTCGGCAACCTGATTAAAGCCATCCAGAGCGAAACCGCGCAGGCCATCACGGCGATGGAAGCCGGCCTCAGTGAGGCCAACAACGGCAGCGTGCTTGCGGATCAGGCGAGCCACGCGCTCCAGGACATGAGCAGCGCCGTGCGCGAATCTTCCGAGCTGATGCAAGAGATTTCCGCCGCCAGCGAAGAACAGGCGCGGGTGACGCGCGACCTGGCGATGGCGATGCAGACCATATCGAGCATCACGCTGGAAACGACGGCCGGCACCCACGAGACGGCGCAGACGATTCAATCGATGGTCGGGCAGGTCGAGCAGTTGAACGTCGTCATCGGCGGCTTGCAGATCAACAGCAGCGCGCATCACGCCTATGCCGGCGAGCTGCCGCAAGCGCCGCTCAGCGGCCCCGCCGGCCCGGCATCATTCTTCAGCTTCCAGCAGGGCGATTAG
- a CDS encoding CheR family methyltransferase: MSFQNAETIYAPGFLRHPAVVLSDNEFALFRELIYEECGVKIGGEKRGFLESRLRRRMAALGVTTALEYYGVVRYSKTRMREMPALLDILMICETSFFRNQPQFDLLNDVVLPEIINHKLRANSRLLRLWSAGCSTGQEPYSAAMAVLERLPDPETWNLRVFASDLSFTALERAQAGVYSAEQIRGLREPHLSKYFHREQDNYVVNDDLRRRVVFDYHNLKHDNGLRSLDLVFCRNVMIYFDVEEQRRLVTRFANCLLPGGYLFIGHAESLQGVSQQFAMLHRDKGIAYRFNGQGKAETRNDER; the protein is encoded by the coding sequence ATGAGCTTTCAGAATGCGGAGACCATCTATGCGCCGGGGTTCCTGCGTCACCCGGCTGTAGTACTCTCCGACAACGAGTTCGCGCTCTTCCGCGAGCTGATCTATGAGGAGTGCGGCGTTAAAATCGGCGGCGAGAAGCGCGGCTTTCTCGAATCGCGATTGCGGCGGCGGATGGCGGCGCTCGGCGTCACGACGGCGCTCGAATACTACGGCGTCGTGCGTTACTCGAAGACCAGGATGCGCGAGATGCCGGCGCTGCTCGACATCCTGATGATTTGCGAAACCTCGTTCTTCCGCAACCAGCCGCAGTTCGACCTGCTCAACGACGTGGTGCTGCCGGAGATCATCAATCATAAGCTGCGCGCCAACTCACGCCTGCTGCGACTGTGGAGCGCCGGCTGCTCGACCGGCCAGGAGCCTTACAGCGCGGCGATGGCGGTGCTTGAGCGGCTGCCCGACCCCGAGACCTGGAACCTGCGCGTCTTCGCCTCTGACCTGTCGTTCACGGCGCTCGAACGGGCGCAGGCGGGCGTCTACAGCGCCGAGCAGATTCGCGGCCTGCGCGAGCCGCACCTGTCGAAATACTTTCATCGCGAGCAGGACAATTACGTGGTCAACGATGATCTGCGGCGGCGCGTCGTCTTTGATTATCACAACCTCAAGCATGACAACGGCCTGCGCTCGCTCGACCTCGTCTTCTGCCGCAACGTGATGATCTATTTCGATGTCGAAGAGCAGCGCCGGCTGGTGACGCGGTTTGCCAACTGTTTGCTGCCCGGCGGCTATCTTTTCATCGGCCACGCCGAGAGCCTTCAGGGCGTGTCGCAGCAATTCGCGATGCTGCACCGCGACAAAGGCATTGCCTATCGCTTCAACGGCCAGGGGAAGGCAGAAACGAGGAATGATGAGCGATGA